The following are encoded together in the Pleurocapsa sp. FMAR1 genome:
- the rplM gene encoding 50S ribosomal protein L13, with protein MNKTPLPNQQTIEHKWYIVDAEGQRLGRLATEIAMILRGKNKPSFTPNIDTGDFVVVINAEKVVVTGRKNEQKLYRRHSGRPGGMKTETFDQLQRRIPERIVEKAVKGMLPKNVMGRKLFTKLKVYTGADHPHAAQIPETLNINTIPARN; from the coding sequence ATGAACAAAACTCCCTTACCAAACCAACAAACCATAGAGCATAAGTGGTACATAGTTGATGCCGAAGGACAACGCTTAGGTCGTCTGGCTACCGAAATTGCCATGATCCTACGCGGCAAAAATAAGCCTAGCTTCACTCCAAATATAGATACTGGGGACTTTGTGGTAGTAATTAACGCTGAAAAAGTCGTGGTCACAGGCAGAAAAAATGAGCAGAAGCTTTATCGTCGCCACTCTGGTAGACCTGGAGGCATGAAGACTGAGACTTTCGATCAGCTACAAAGAAGGATTCCTGAACGTATTGTCGAAAAAGCAGTCAAAGGAATGCTGCCCAAAAACGTTATGGGACGCAAACTATTTACCAAACTTAAAGTTTACACAGGTGCAGATCATCCCCATGCTGCTCAAATTCCTGAAACTTTAAACATTAACACTATTCCAGCGAGGAACTAA
- the rpsI gene encoding 30S ribosomal protein S9 — protein MEGTQDRVVYWGTGRRKSAIARVRLVPGEGNLTVNGKTGDDYFNRIPSYLMSIKGPLETLGFENEYDILVNAHGGGLTGQADAVKLGVARALCKQDPNNRQPLKTEGYLTRDPRCKERKKYGLKKARKAPQFSKR, from the coding sequence ATGGAAGGAACACAAGATCGAGTAGTGTACTGGGGTACAGGTCGTCGCAAATCGGCGATCGCCAGAGTTCGTTTAGTACCAGGTGAAGGAAATCTGACCGTTAATGGCAAAACGGGAGATGATTATTTTAATCGTATCCCTAGCTATTTAATGTCTATCAAAGGTCCTTTAGAAACCTTGGGTTTTGAAAACGAGTACGACATTCTGGTCAATGCTCATGGCGGTGGTTTAACTGGTCAAGCAGATGCTGTTAAACTAGGCGTTGCTAGAGCCTTGTGCAAACAAGATCCCAATAATCGTCAGCCTTTAAAAACAGAAGGATACCTAACTCGCGATCCTCGTTGTAAGGAACGGAAGAAATACGGTTTGAAGAAAGCTCGTAAAGCTCCTCAGTTCTCTAAACGATAA